One segment of Longimicrobiaceae bacterium DNA contains the following:
- a CDS encoding polyprenol monophosphomannose synthase codes for MQRALVIVPTYNERENLPRLVPSILSRDPRLEILVVDDGSPDGTGALADEIARDEPRVNVLHREGKLGLGTAYLAGFRWGLERGYDAMFEMDADFSHDPAHLPQFLSAIDEYDVVLGSRYLHGRVTVVNWPIGRLLLSYFANAYARWVTGLPIADATGGFKCFRREVLAAIELDRVESNGYSFQIEMSYRAWKKGFRLGEIPIMFVDRDAGESKMSKKIIREAVWRVWRLRFLSLSKRL; via the coding sequence TTGCAGCGCGCCCTCGTCATCGTCCCGACCTACAACGAGCGTGAGAACCTGCCCCGGCTGGTTCCCTCCATCCTCTCGCGCGACCCCCGCCTGGAGATCCTGGTGGTCGACGACGGCTCGCCCGACGGCACCGGCGCGCTGGCCGACGAGATCGCGCGCGACGAGCCGCGGGTCAACGTGCTGCACCGCGAGGGCAAGCTGGGGCTGGGCACGGCGTACCTCGCCGGCTTCCGCTGGGGCCTGGAGCGCGGCTACGACGCCATGTTCGAGATGGACGCGGACTTCTCGCACGACCCCGCGCACCTGCCGCAGTTCCTCAGCGCCATCGACGAGTACGACGTGGTGCTGGGCTCGCGCTACCTGCACGGGCGCGTGACCGTGGTGAACTGGCCCATCGGCCGGCTGCTGCTCAGCTACTTCGCCAACGCGTACGCCCGCTGGGTCACCGGCCTGCCCATCGCCGACGCTACGGGCGGGTTCAAGTGCTTCCGGCGCGAGGTGCTGGCCGCCATCGAGCTGGACCGCGTGGAGAGCAACGGCTACTCGTTCCAGATCGAGATGAGCTACCGCGCCTGGAAGAAGGGCTTCCGCCTGGGCGAGATCCCCATCATGTTCGTGGACCGCGACGCCGGCGAGAGCAAGATGTCGAAGAAGATCATCCGCGAGGCCGTGTGGCGCGTGTGGCGGCTGCGCTTCCTCTCGCTCTCCAAGCGCCTGTAA